In Euleptes europaea isolate rEulEur1 chromosome 10, rEulEur1.hap1, whole genome shotgun sequence, the genomic window AAACTCGATAGTCAGGATCTTATTCTATGACAGAGAGAAGTTGAACATCACCACAACATTGTGCATTGAACACTGGATTCTTTAAGTAAGGAGAGAGGGAAAATTGGGTCAAGCCAACCAATTTGGTAGATAGTACTGGGTGACTCAGAACAGCTGGTTTTCCTACTCAGGGTAATCAGATTTCAAGTTGGAGACTCGATGTACGCTGACAGactaaaagaacataagaaattaagaaagtccatgctggatcagaccaaggcccatcaagtccagcagtctgtttcccacagtggccaaccaggggcctctaggaagcccccaaacaagacgactgcagcagcaccatcctgcctgtgttccacagcacctaatatcatggGCAttctcttctgatactggagggaataggtatgcatcatgactagtatccattttgactagtagccctctcctccataagaaaataaggaaagccatgctgaatcagaccaaggcccatcaagtccagcagtctgttctcatagtggccaaccaggtgcctctaggaagcctccatgaacacgtccactcccctctcaaagccttccaagtcggcagccatcaccacaccctggggcagggagttccacagtttaacaatgcgttgtgtgaagaaatgcttccttttgtctgttttgaatctctcaccgtccattttctgcagatgaccccgtgttctagtattatgagagaggggtcCAATCTCTCCGTACCACGCGTAAGAGACCCACCACCTTATCTGTTAagcctttccctcttttcttgcCTACTGACTTACAGGATTAACGAGGATGCCAACCGGTTCCCCTATGAGATCTTTGAGGCCAGCTGCCGCTACAATGCTTGCGTCGATGCCTCAGGGCGAGGTTTGAACTACGGCATGAATTCTGTCCCCATTCTGCAGGAAGTCCTCGTCCTCAAACGCAAGCGGAGAGGCTGCCAGCAAacctattggctggagaaacAGATGGTGACTGTGGGGTGTACCTGCGCCTTTGCTACCATCTCTACCAATGCCGACCTCGGGAAGAATGGGTGGAACTACAGGGACTCAACAAGAGCCAACCATGGACCGAAGCAATAAACAGAGCCACTGTAGGCTAGGATGACTGAAGAGAGAACCGTGCCATTCATAAGATGATCAGAAATAAGGCCAACAAGCGGATCGGCCATTtaaaaaactgattttaaaaaaatgatttttttaaaaaatcagatctcTTCTTAGATggtgccattttaaaatatttggcagATGCaaacctttatttttttttcagttcCCTGTGTGAATGATGAAGTTTGACTCTTtggctgtattttttaaaaatgttttgcagTAGTTCTCAAGCAAGTATTTATATACTCTATAATCATATTTATGCTCCTGTAAAAGTATAGGCCCCAAATATTTGTATTTATTCGGTAACTTATACAATcaataaaaacacagaaatatTGAGTTGTCTCTCAACCTAGCCATTCTTTAGTATAATCATTCTTAGTCTTAATCATTATTCTGGAATAATGAAGAATCTCAGAAAGGTACCATGGCCTCCACAAtttctttatttcattcatttatatctagggttgccaacctccaggtactagctggagatctcccactattacaactgctctccacccgatagagatcagttcacctggacaaaatggccactttggcaattggactctatggcattgaagtcactcgcctcctcaggctccagccccaaaatcaccaggtatttcccaacccagagctggcaaccttatttataccccacctttctccccaatgggaacctcaaagcggcttacattattctcctgtcctccattgtatcctcacaacaatcctgtgaggtgggttagtctgagagagtgtgactggcccaacgtcacccagcgagcttccatggcacaagtgggtattcaaacctgggcctccaagatactagtctgacactcttaaccacacacttagggcttagggcttaacgcttagggctgtttagcttggaaagaaggcggttaaggggagacatgatagacgtctatacaattatgcatggtagggagagagtggacagggagaagcttttctccctctttcgtaataccagaacacagggtcatctgctgaagctggagggtgagagattcaaaaccgataaaaggaagtatttcttcacaccacacatagttgaattgtggaactccctgccccaggaagtggtgatggctgccaacttggaaggctttaagaggggagtggacatgttcatggaggagagggctctccatggctactagtcaaaatggctacaagtcatgatgcagacctattctctccaggagcagaggaccatgcctattgtcttaggtgctgtggaacacaggcaggacaatgctgctgcagtcgtcttgtctgtgggcttcctagaggcacccaaaaatctccaggtacttctcaacccagagttggcaaccctataatactatgaggcaggttaggctatgTGACTGGCTGacggtcactcagcaagcttctatggcaagagtggtagggctgccaggtccctcttcgccaccggcgggaggtttttggggcagagtctgaggagggcggggtttggggagggacttcaatgccatagagtccaatggccaaagcggccattttctccaggtgaactaatttcgattgactggggatcagttgtaatagatctccagctagtacctggaggttgggaaagatccagacagtactcacaaattgtaatacaaaagtaagctttatcaaagtgtgaaatagtgcaaaaggtgcaaaatatatatacaaggatgacgaagatacacatacaaaataaataatggaagtccaatatgatatcaagttcaaatgtccgaagacacaaagtaggtaaatatcctgaaaacaggtaagtcaatatttatgatccagtatggacttctgtacttatagacagctgaaggagcagatgtcccaggcgagagccacaaagggaaggtgaccggacgtgttgtctagattcaaatcacgtttcgcacatggcttcatcagcaacatgtatcaaaaggatgcacagcaaaatttcattaaagTGTCTAACAGGACCAGAGCAAATGATAGGTCTCAAGCTAGACTGGTGCAcctgctccttcagctgtctataagtacaacagaagtccatactggattataaatattgacttacctgttttcaggatatttacctactttgtgtcttcggacatttgaacttgatatcatattggacttccattatttattttgtatgtgtatcttcgtcatccttgtatatatattttgcaccttttgcactatttcacactttgataaagcttacttttgtattacaatttgtgagtgctgtctggatctttcccattatccatacagcgctgagcctttatcttttccagtacctggaggttggcaaccctagctggagatcagttgtaatagcaggagatctccagctaagcaATCGTGCTGTATAAATGCAGACTATCTAAAATAAACAGCAACACTGGCCATGTATATATGAAACTAACGTAGGTATAGATAGGAGTTAGTATAGATAGACTTTGATAGTTTTGTCACGTTGTTATATTGCACAGTAAATTGTTAGTTTCATATACACAAGGCCATTGTAGCTGTTgatttgagtacctggaggttggcaaccctacagagtggggattcaaacctcctTGGATTCCAACCAGTTGttgttcctggcaaccctacaagtttgCAGTGATTTGTGGAATGTCCTTTAAAAAGAGATATTTTAGCGCGTAGTCATGTATCGACATGACTGTTCTTTATTCTGAGAAGACATCTCCAAAAATTTTACTTTAGGAAACCGGCGTACGCAAAGCAGGGTTTTTAGGGAGTGGGAATAAAACTGCCAGCATCATAATCATAATGGGCATGGGCACATTGGGAATactgtatgctggtttgattgaCCCACCTCAAAAAGATTATAAAGCTGGCAGAGATGTAGAAAAGGGGAACCAAAGGAATCACTGCCTCAAATATTTTCACGCCTTCAGAATTTTACCactttatactttttttttaaagtggtacTGAAATGAGGTGGCTGGCCACAAAAGTCTGGCTTTTTTTCTGCCATGGCACTACAGTTTTGGAACGCCTTCCCCACATCCTGATGGCCGTGtgccaggttaaaaaaaacctctttttaGCCAGGCTATCTGATGAAATGTGTATTAGCAGTACTGTCTTTAATGTTGTCATCTTTATATTCTTAAATATTTTAACATCTTTGGTATGTTTACTATTCATTAACATCTTTACTGTTACTGGGGCCCTGGTTTTCAAGTCTGCTAACACATTTGCTtcagaagtaaggttgccagcctccagattgtGCCTAGAGATCCCTCCAGagtacatagatcagttcccctggagaaaatggctgatttgtagatttgccaggtctctctttgccaccagtgggaggttttgggggcggagcctgaggagggcgaggtttggggaggggagggacttcagtgccatagagtccagttgccaacgcagccattttctccaagtgatctgatctctataggctggagatcagttgaattggagatctcccgctactacctggcagttggcaaccctagtggtagggctgttgattcggttcgggcagaaccgaaaaacagctgaatttcccccgatttggctgtttttcggttcgaatgaaccgaactcaaaaaaggcgggaaacgggggagcctaatttgccgactttgggggttcggcgaataaattcagcagattcgccccccccgcgcgccttcacggggcttccatgaaggcgcggggagggggccctttaaacaggtctgtgcctcccagctgggaggcgcatatctgtttaaagggccccctgctagccctgccgggagtcacggcagggctggggggggactttaaatagatctgcacctcccggccgggaggggcacatctgtttaaagggccccccgcgcgccttcagggaatccccctgaaggagcgcggggggggggcgaattttcccccgaactccagatccccccaaatttccggggatccgaagagggggagttcggacttcggcacggcctgaataaaaacgggccgaattttgccgaagccgaactataccgaatttttttttcaacagccctacctagtggtagagcatctgcttggcacgcagaaggtcccaggttcaatcactggcctctccagttcaagggactaggcaagtaggtgatgtgaaagccctctgcctgaaaccctggagagctgctgctggtttgagtagagtactgactttgatggaccaagggtctgattcagtagaaggcagcttcatgtgttcaattgtcTATGCCTTGGTCTCACATTGGTTTAAGGCAACCATTCACAAACTCTGGGTTTTCTCTCAGAGGTAGGTCTCAAGGCTCAAATGCCTCAGCTGGGAGAGGTGACTTGGGgcccttctctagggttgccaacttctaggtggcacctggagatctcctggggctacaattgatctccagattaccaAGATCAgtgttcccctggataaaatggctgctctatgactctatggcgttataccccattgaagtccctcccatccccaaaccccgccctcttcaggctccacctccaaaatatccaggtgtttcccaatccagagctggcaaccctagagctttctctatagagtccatcctccaaagcagccattttctccaggggaactgatttctctagcctggagatgagctgtagttccaggagatccccaggtcccacagggaggctggcatccttagtctACACTCAATGCCTTCTGGATCTATGCCAGGAGGAACCAGGTCCAAACTGAGACCCAGACTATGGAGCCTGAAGGTAGGATAACTTTAGAAATTAATCGCTGTTCCAAAAGTCTGAGAACTGCCATTTTAAGACCCTGAACCCTTTTCATTTGTTACGATCTTATCTCGTGTTGTGGGGGAACATGCTATGCACAATCCTCTCAATATGTATAGTCACCATTTTTTTGTGCAtgaataggggaggggccgtggctcagtggtagagcatctgcttggcatgcagaaggtcccaggttcaagccctgacatctccagttcaagggaccaggcaagtaggtgatgtgaaagacctctacctgagaccctggagagccactactagtctgagtagacaatactgactttgatggaccaagggtctgattcagtagaaggcagctgcatgtgttcaataGGGAATTGCTTGTATTTTCTAGATTCGGTCCatgcaagggagggggggttcAGATAGGTTTCCTGTCAGATGTAGTGATGTTGGATGCCTTGTTCGCACAAAATGGTGGCTGCAGGTATCAAGAGGACTGTGCGAGTAGAGTATTGTCCCAGTTATGTgcggtggtggaggaaagtgtcgTCAAATCGCAggcaacttatggcagccctgtagagtttatcaaggcaagagacattcagaggtgcttaaccattgcctacctctacgttgcgaccctggacttctttggtggtctcccatccaagtatgaagcAGGGTGGAAAGTTGGAGGTGAAAGCAAGAATCTGCTTCTATGAAAGGTAACTGAGAGATGTTGGGGCAATGAGGGACGGATTGAGGCATGGAAGGAAATGGCCTGTACgtgttcgtagggttgccagctggccctgacctggatggcccaggctagcctgatctcatcagatctcagaagctaagcagggtcagccctggttagtgtttagaggggagaccaccaaggaataccagggttgctgtgcagaggaaagcactggcaaaccaccccgttagtctcttgctatgaaaacccaaaaaaggggtcgccataagtcagctgcgacttgaaggcactttacacacagacacacacagggctgccagctccgggttagaaaatacctggagattttggggatgaggcctgaggaggagaggggagggacttcaatgccatagagtccaattgccaaagcggccattttttccaggggaactgatctctgtcacctgatcagttgcaatagtgggagatctccagccaccacctggagactggcaaccctagccatcagtcAGCTCTGCTTCTTAATTCTAAGGGAGAAGAGTTGCTCGAGTTGCTCCGCAGTGAAACAAGACAACTTTGCGCATGCTCAGAATTACTCGAGGCCCCAGGGGCTGAACCTAGGACGTTCTGCGGGccgagcagatgctttaccactgagctacagtccctcAGTGTAATGTGTGGTGTGTGAAGCAGCCCTCATTCTACAGGGCCAActgatttacatataagctaaacaagctatagcttagggccccaatctcttggggccccccaaaaaaattaaaggaaaaaaaactggatgttgtaacatattttgttatgtgcgaatggctttagatacctattaggtccacaaattaccatatagcatatattcaacacaaaaaacagagaCAATTTGTTGTCGCCAAAGGATAGCCGGACATCTAAAGGGCCCCatgaccttcaatagcttagggcctcatcagacctaaatccggccctgcagtTGAGGGAAAGAGAAATCCAGCTTGGCTCTCTGTCAAGAGCTCCCCTTTCAGCAACATCGGAGCTTCACCACTGTTTTGTAGGTGTTGAATGTAGGGCGCGCTGTCTCAGCACTTCGACCACATTGGCACTCGTGGGAGGGGAAGAAGTCTCGAATGTGCGCTTACTATGAAGTGATGCTGGTTGGCCGCGACAtttcaaaacagagaaatggcCCACATTTCAAAGGTCTGGGGTTGATGTTTTTAAGAGTACCACAGTTGGACTGACATTCCTGGAAGGAGCTCAAGATGCAGGCTGGGGTTTCTCACTCTCACAAGTGAATTCTCATGAGAATTCGCTTGGTGAAAGGTGTTAGACAGAAGCTCCCACGTGGGCCTGTTGTGTTATGCAGAAGGGCtaccaaggttgccaacctccaggtacaagctggagatcttctattacaactgatctctagctgacagagatcagttcccctggagaaactgcccgctttggccatgggactctatggcattgaagtcccctcccctccccaaaccctgacctccttagGCTGTGCCCAAAaatctggtgaagagggacctggcaaccctacaagggagTTTTGGGGACTTAGTGCAAAATGCCATTCTACACCTGACCACAGGAATAACTGCTTTGGGATGAAGAGCTGAATAAAAATCTAACTGGGGCGGCTTAATTTTTTAAactgtacaatttttttttgtatcctAATTGCACTCTGTTAATGTAGAAAGGCTCTTTGTGCTCATAATAatgtgaacttttttttaaattgcagagTTTATTCTAAGCCAGGGGTCTtcatcctttttgagcctgtggacacctttgaaattctggcaCAGAGCAGGGAGCACaatcacaagaagaagagttggtttttatatgcctaggGGAGggcctgtagctcagtggtagagcatctacttggcatttgcttggcatgcagaaggtcccaggttcaatccccagcatctccagttaaaaggactaggcaggtaggtgatgtggaagacccctgcctgagaccctggagagcccctgccggtctgagtaaatactgactttgatggaccgagggtctggttcagtagaaggcagcttcatgtgttgactttctctaccacttaaggaagaatcaaaacggcttacaatccccttcccttcccctccccacaacagacaccttgtgaggaaggtggggctgagaaagctctaagagagctgtgactagcccaaggtcacccagctggctttgtgtgtaggagtggggaaatcaacccgttcaccagatcagcattcaccactcatgtggaggagtggggaatcaaacccggttctccagatcagagtccacagtgtAGGAgtaatgaagccagctgggtgaccttgggctagtcacagctctctcagccacacctacctcacagggtgtttgttgtggggaggggaaaggaaggtgattgtaagccagcttgattcttccttaagtggtagagaaagtcggcatttaaaaaccaactcttcttcttcctcctcttcctcttcacatGTGCAGTACGCATATTCCTGAGTCAAATTTGATCTAGCCAGAAATTGCCTGACAGTTTCTGTAGTCAAAATGTGTCTGGCTTGGTGCAGGTACCATTGGAAGTTGTTTAACTATAGAGCAggagtccccagcgtggtgcccatgggcatatTGATACCTGCTGACATTTTTCCTGGCGCCCACCAAATgcctttagaacaggggtggggaaccttttttcctccaagggccatttggatatttataacatcattcgcgggccatacaaaattatcaacttaaaaattagccgaccaagccccaagcaggcagctgccccagatgacccatgcgggcaaagggttaacacagtttcttgggccgtcctagcagctccatagctaatgactcttctgcaagggggaaaaaaggtttattttctcggcaaaacaaactcacatctgccttgaatagaggctattcctgtccgcgggagggggcagatcaccagtcttagatccttctgagctagagatctgccaggacccacaaagggccagatcgACTGATcttaaacgcccccccccccgggccggacgttccccacccctgctttagaaagtGGAAGGGGCTAGGTGGGGCATTTCCACAGCAGGGCTTCCGATCGGTTGTGCAGATTGAAAGGCATTCTGTTAagcagaacttctgcctgaaatgtcgaAGAGTTACTATTACCATTACATATAACCACGCTCCCTgatgttttgtggttggcttcatcTCCCGCGGCCACCGTTTTGTGATTATgcccaccctgtgccagaattccaaaattGCCTGCAGactttaaaaggttggggacgTGAGCtgcagggcgaaaatgcacggtcgctttatcctcctttaacccctgtttcagccaggatcgaacgcatgcgtttctcctaatgtgcgttcgatcctggctagaacagggattaaagggggataaagcgaccgtgcgttttcgcccatagaccaAGGCACACAGCTTTGTTAAGCCTTCCAGGAAACACTTGCCTGTTTTCCAAAAGGAAAGGAATTTCCCGTTGGGCATCATCTGAACATTTCAACCTCCAAGCCGTGCCACACTTCTGTCCTCCCATTCACACCCGAGGGTGTTTTCCAAAAGGAAAGAAATTTCTCGTTGGGCATCATCTGAACATTTCAACCTCCAAGCCGTGCCACACTTCTGTCCTCCCGTTCACACCCGAGGGCACAATTCATTACATGTGGGCTTCTCCTGGACTGCCGTCTTGCTAAGAAGGAAACTTCTGCTGTATTCCCCAGAACACTAATACTCTGCAGTAAGAGCTGTTCTCTTCTAAAGCAACTAATCTCAGTAATCTTCTGCTTTCGGTGTGGAAACatgcgtggcgtagtggttaagagtggtggtttggaacgatggactctgatctggggaaccgggtttgattccccactcctccacataagcggcggatgctaatctggtgaaccaggttggtttccccgctcctacacatgaagccagctgggtcacctcgggctagtcgcagctctcttagagctctctcagccccacccacctcacagggtgtcttttgtggggaggggaaggggattgtaagccggtttgattcttccttaagtggtagagaaagtcggcatataaaaaccaactcttcttctaaccagTTTGCCTCCGTCGGTGGTGCATGTCCAACCTGCTTTGCAGAACAGGGCTTTTCCAAG contains:
- the LOC130483905 gene encoding interleukin-17F-like, with the protein product MYSPFQIKWLVLILALINSVHGRATNPKKIKANPVEQGSQDCPTNEASKFPDSVRVQIHLVPTNPGNTPPQDVRNRSISPWDYRINEDANRFPYEIFEASCRYNACVDASGRGLNYGMNSVPILQEVLVLKRKRRGCQQTYWLEKQMVTVGCTCAFATISTNADLGKNGWNYRDSTRANHGPKQ